In Mus musculus strain C57BL/6J chromosome 9, GRCm38.p6 C57BL/6J, one genomic interval encodes:
- the Prss42 gene encoding serine protease 42 precursor yields the protein MASGGGSLGLIVFLLLLQPKPCEAWAAASVLSTSGFPSGFSEAPRDNPPPPTRVRMSKATTRSPFMNFSLVCGQPFMKIMGGVDAEEGKWPWQVSVRVRHMHVCGGSLINSQWVLTAAHCIYSRIQYNVKVGDRSVYRQNTSLVIPIKTIFVHPKFSTTIVVKNDIALLKLQHPVNFTTNIYPVCIPSESFPVKAGTKCWVTGWGKLVPGAPDVPTEILQEVDQNVILYEECNEMLKKATSSSVDLVKRGMVCGYKERGKDACQGDSGGPMSCEFENKWVQVGVVSWGISCGRKGYPGVYTDVAFYSKWLIAVVNQADCLHPVVFLVLLLCSLTS from the exons ATGGCGTCCGGAGGTGGCTCCCTGGGCCTCATAGTCTTCCTCTTGCTCCTTCAGCCAAAGCCCTGCGAGGCCTGGGCAGCCGCCTCTGTACTCTCTACTTCCGGTTTCCCCTCAGGGTTTAGTGAAGCCCCGAGGGACAACCCACCGCCACCCACCCGGGTGCGCATGTCCAAGGCTACCACCCGCTCTCCTTTCATGAACTTTTCCTTAG TGTGTGGCCAACCCTTTATGAAGATCATGGGAGGGGTAGACGCTGAAGAGGGGAAGTGGCCTTGGCAGGTGAGCGTTCGGGTCAggcacatgcatgtctgtggagGTTCCCTCATCAATTCCCAGTGGGTGCTGACTGCCGCCCATTGTATTTACAG CCGAATCCAGTACAACGTCAAGGTGGGCGATCGGAGTGTCTACCGACAGAATACAAGTCTGGTGATTCCCATCAAGACCATCTTTGTCCACCCTAAGTTCTCAACAACTATCGTCGTTAAAAATGATATTGCTCTTCTCAAGCTCCAACACCCTGTGAATTTCACCACTAACATATACCCTGTCTGCATCCCTTCAGAGAGTTTTCCTGTAAAAGCTGGGACCAAATGTTGGGTGACAGGATGGGGAAAACTAGTGCCAGGCG CACCGGATGTTCCGACAGAAATCCTCCAGGAGGTGGACCAAAATGTCATCCTTTATGAGGAATGTAATGAGATGCTGAAGAAAGCTACCTCAAGTTCTGTGGATCTCGTCAAGAGAGGCATGGTCTGTGGCtataaagaaagaggaaaggacgCCTGCCAG gGAGATTCTGGAGGCCCGATGTCCTGTGAATTTGAAAACAAATGGGTGCAGGTAGGAGTTGTGAGCTGGGGCATCAGCTGTGGTCGCAAAGGATACCCTGGAGTTTATACAGACGTTGCCTTCTACAGCAAGTGGCTAATTGCCGTGGTGAACCAGGCAGATTGTTTGCATCCAGTGGTCTTCCTCGTCTTACTGCTGTGTTCGCTGACCTCATGA
- the Prss42 gene encoding serine protease 42 isoform X1 — protein MSKATTRSPFMNFSLVCGQPFMKIMGGVDAEEGKWPWQVSVRVRHMHVCGGSLINSQWVLTAAHCIYSRIQYNVKVGDRSVYRQNTSLVIPIKTIFVHPKFSTTIVVKNDIALLKLQHPVNFTTNIYPVCIPSESFPVKAGTKCWVTGWGKLVPGAPDVPTEILQEVDQNVILYEECNEMLKKATSSSVDLVKRGMVCGYKERGKDACQGDSGGPMSCEFENKWVQVGVVSWGISCGRKGYPGVYTDVAFYSKWLIAVVNQADCLHPVVFLVLLLCSLTS, from the exons ATGTCCAAGGCTACCACCCGCTCTCCTTTCATGAACTTTTCCTTAG TGTGTGGCCAACCCTTTATGAAGATCATGGGAGGGGTAGACGCTGAAGAGGGGAAGTGGCCTTGGCAGGTGAGCGTTCGGGTCAggcacatgcatgtctgtggagGTTCCCTCATCAATTCCCAGTGGGTGCTGACTGCCGCCCATTGTATTTACAG CCGAATCCAGTACAACGTCAAGGTGGGCGATCGGAGTGTCTACCGACAGAATACAAGTCTGGTGATTCCCATCAAGACCATCTTTGTCCACCCTAAGTTCTCAACAACTATCGTCGTTAAAAATGATATTGCTCTTCTCAAGCTCCAACACCCTGTGAATTTCACCACTAACATATACCCTGTCTGCATCCCTTCAGAGAGTTTTCCTGTAAAAGCTGGGACCAAATGTTGGGTGACAGGATGGGGAAAACTAGTGCCAGGCG CACCGGATGTTCCGACAGAAATCCTCCAGGAGGTGGACCAAAATGTCATCCTTTATGAGGAATGTAATGAGATGCTGAAGAAAGCTACCTCAAGTTCTGTGGATCTCGTCAAGAGAGGCATGGTCTGTGGCtataaagaaagaggaaaggacgCCTGCCAG gGAGATTCTGGAGGCCCGATGTCCTGTGAATTTGAAAACAAATGGGTGCAGGTAGGAGTTGTGAGCTGGGGCATCAGCTGTGGTCGCAAAGGATACCCTGGAGTTTATACAGACGTTGCCTTCTACAGCAAGTGGCTAATTGCCGTGGTGAACCAGGCAGATTGTTTGCATCCAGTGGTCTTCCTCGTCTTACTGCTGTGTTCGCTGACCTCATGA